In the genome of Polaromonas vacuolata, the window CAAGCGACACCCCAGCTCAATCTTGTCGCCGATCGTTTCACGTATTAATGACAGACGGTATGTGGAACAGTGATGCAGCGCCAACCGAGGCGGCAAAAGCCAATGTTGACAACAGCTTAGGGCCGGTTATTACGGGCGTGAACAATCAACGCTATCAATACAGTCCAGCTAGACCCTATCAAGATGAATTTAGCAATACCTTGGCAGATGTGGCAATGTATTACTGGGTTAACGACTTAAACCCCGGACTTGAAAACGCGGTACGCCCAACCAGCACTGACCCAGCTTTCTGGCAACATTTGGTGACCTACACCATAGGCTTTGGCGTGAGTGGAAGACTCAACCCTGACACAGCTTTACCAGGGCTGACGGCAGGTAGTCAAACCTGGCCAGAACCGGGCGAGAACAGGATTGCAAACATTGACGATCTCTGGCATGCCGCAGTCAACAGCCGGGGACGTTTTCTCAACGCCAGCAACTCAACACAATATGCCGAGGCACTGAAAAATATCGTTGACGAAATTAGATCAATTAATGGCAGTGAATCGGGCGTAGCGGTTTCTGCAAAAGCTATTTCAGCAACCTCTAGGTCGCGTAAATATGTGCCAACTTATAGTTCTGCGATGTGGAGTGGCGATGTCGAAGCCACCGCTTTATCAATCAGCGATGGCAACCAAAGTGCAATTTGGCGTGCATCTGAGCATATTCCTGCCTTTGCCAGTCGCAACATAGTCGTCCTCAACTCCGCAGCGACCAGCGTGCCTAAAAGCCTGGCTTTTAACTGGGATAGCATGACCGTCGCAATGAGAACTCAGCTGTTTGGCGCTAACGATAACGCAGGCAGAAATTTAGTGAACTACTTGCGCGGTGAGCGCAGCTTAGAAGGCAACGGCTTTCGCCAACGCGCATCGGCTCTAGGCGATATCGTCAACTCAGCCCCGGTGTTGGTTAAAGACCAGCTTGATGGGCAATATGATTTTTTACCCGACACAGATTCGCTCAGAGCGGCACGAGATTCTTACCGCAAATTTTTAACCGCGAAAAAATTGCGTGAAGCACAACTCTTCGTAGGCGCCAACGATGGCATGCTGCACGCCTTTAGCGACAGCACAGGCGCAGAGTCCTTTGCTTTTATTCCCGGCTCATTACTCGACAAAATGAAACGACTTTCGGAATCAAACTACATCCACGACTATTATGTCGACGGCCCAGTCGTTGAAAGCGATGTTTACGACAGCGGTGCAAACAAATGGCGCAACCTCGTCGTTGCAGGTCTTGGTGCGGGCGCAAAAGCAATATTTGCTATTAATGTTCCGGTGGTAGCTTCTTGGGCAACTGGCGCCAGTCCTCCAACACCATACAGCGCCAGCACTTCAGCGCCAAGCGCAAACGATGTCATGTGGGAAATCAACACCGCAAGCACCGGATTTGCAGAGCTAGGCTACCAACTGGCAGCGCCTGAACACGGTGTGATGCGTGACGGCACATGGGTAGTCATCGTCGGCAATGGCTACGAAAGTGCGAGTCACAAAGCCCAGCTTTTTATCATCAATGCCATCACCGGCGTATTAATCAAAGTCATAGACACCGGGCGAGGCAGCAATGCTTCACGTAACGGTCTGGGCGGCGTCAGACTGGTGCGCAATATTCAAAAACAAATTGTGGCCGCTTATGCCGGTGACCAATTGGGCAATTTATGGAAGTTTGATCTGTCGTCCAGCACGCGAGATGACTGGAATGTCGCTTTCGGAACTACCGGCGCAGACCGCAATCCACTCTACACAACGGCGAGTCCTGAGCCGATTAGCGCCGCACCGACTTATGTGCTCCATCCCTCTGGCGGCGTGATGGTGTTGTTTGGCAGCGGCAAGCTTTTTGAGACGACGGATGGCACTGACACAGGTGCGCGCGCGCTTTATGGCGTCTGGGACAATGTTGCTATCGGTGCAACATCGATTCAGTCAGCAGATCGCGTCACAGAGGCCAGCAGCATTGTCAATCAAAGCTTATCCAACACGGCATTAAGCGATACGAACGGTGTGTTTTACGGCTTAATGGTCACGCCTGTGGACTATGCGACCAAGCGTGGCTGGCGCCTACCTTTGAGCATTGCGCCCGGTCAGCGCTTGGTTGACGATCCTGAAGTCAGCATAGGCCGGGTCATGATGCAGACCGTCACACCGGTTAACAGCATCAGTTGTCAAAACAACTATATGCGCCGCCACGCTTTTGTACTCGACCCGTTTATGAACGCTATTGTTAAACCGACGTTTGATACCAATGCGGACCACTTTATCAATGCCACAGACAGCCTGACGGCGGTGAGCATAGAGCTCAATATAAACGGCCCAGCTACTGTCGTGCATATGCTGGGAACATCAGAATCAGGACTGGTCGGTAGTGGCGTCGGCTCTGCTACAAGCCAAAAGTTTCAGGGCAATAGCCGCAGTGCAAAACGCGATTGGCGCCAGCTCAATCAACCTTAAAAAAACTTCAATTTATTCGACACTGAGCATTAAAGATGAGTAATAAAAAAACCTATTTTCAAATCTCTATCAACTATCAACCGCAGCACAAAATGCGCGGATTTAGCTTACTAGAAGTCATGATTGTGCTGGCGATAGTGGCCATTCTCGCCAGCATTAGCTACCCCAGTTACAGGGAGTCAGTCGCCAAAACAAAGCGCGCACAAGCCGCCGGTCAACTGCTAGAAGTGGCGCAATTCATGCAGCGTTTTTATTCTCAAAATGACAGGTATGACCAGACAAATACCGCGCAGCCGGCTGCGGTAGTGATTCCAGCAGTGTTGGCAAACGCACCCAAAGATAGCCCTGCTGCAAATGCCAACTACAACATCAGTTTTGCAGCAAACACTCTTACCAGTAATAGCTTCACGCTTCAGGCCGTACCGGCCAACAGCATGACAGGCGACAGATGCGGGACACTGCAACTGACCAGCACCGGTAGGCGCTTAATTACCGGCAACGCAGACGGCGCTACGCTTGCAAGTTGCTGGCGTTAACTGGCTCAAAAATAATTATTCCACCCGCGTGATCGTTGCTGGTTTAAAGCCCAAATCAGCCGCTTTTCCTTTGCGCGCTCTGGCGCTGCGGGCATTATTTAAACTTCGAATTTCAAGCGTTTCTTCACGCGGCTTAGCGCCTCTGCCAATGCCGGAAATTTTCACACTACGGGTATAGGCGGCAGCGCCGGCTAGATTGTCTTTGTCATCAAGATCAATCAACATCAAGCCGCGTCCACCAGCAGGTTGATTTTTCAGCTCGCTGATCTCAAAGGTCAAAATACGACCACCGGTAGATGCGCAGGCCACGTGCGTTGCTGGCAACAACGGCGCGGCAGCAGAACTGCCTGCCACTGGTGAAGGCTTGCAAATTAATTCGCCATCACCGCAACTGATAAACGCTTTGCCTGATTTTTGCCGCGATACCATGTTCTCCAGCGTGGCAATAAAGCCGTAACCGCCGCTGCTGCTAATGAGCAAACTGGCACTGCTAGGTCCAGCAAAATAATGCGCGGGTTGCGTGCCGGATTCCAACTCAATAAGCGTCGTCACTGGCTGACCATCGCCGCGCGCATTGGGCAGCAACGCGACCGGTGTTGAATAGACTCGGCCAGTGCCCTTGGCGGCAGATCCGAACACCAACAAGATATCAACTGTGCGACATTCAAATGTGCCGTAAAGCGCATCGCCAGACTTAAACGCAAAACTCGCCGGGTCGTGCCCGTGGCCGCCGCGTGAGCGTATCCAACCCTTGCTGCTGATCACAACAGTGACTGCCTCATCTAACACTTTGACTTCAAGCACGGCTTTTTTCTCTGCCTGAATCAAGGTGCGACGCGGGTCAGCGAAGAGCTTGGCGTCGGCCTCTATTTCTTTAATCATCAGGCGTTTAAGCGCAGACGGATTGCCTAAAATTTCATCCAAGCGACTTTTTTCTTCGCGCAGACCAACCAGTTCTTGCTCAATTTTGATGGCTTCAAGGCGGGCTAATTGGCGCAGGCGAATTTCAAGAATATCTTCGGCCTGACGCTCGCTTAAATCAAAACGCGCCATCAAAGCGGCCTTGGGCTCGTCGGACTGACGGATGATGGCAATGACTTCATCGATATTGAGCAGCACCAGCTGCCGGCCTTCGAGAATGTGAATACGATCCAGCACTTTATCCAGACGGTGCTGCGAGCGGCGCTCAATCACGCTTTGGCGAAAAGCAATCCACTCGACAAACATCTGGCGCAGCGACTTTTGCGCCGGCTTGCCGTCAATCCCAATCATGGTTAGATTAATCGGTGATGAACTTTCTAGACTGGTGTGTGCCAGCAAGCTGGTGATTAACTCAGACTGCGATGTGCGGCTGGTCTTGGGTTCGAACACCAAGCGCACAGCGGCTTCTTTGCCAGACTCGTCACGCACCACATCTAGCACCGACAAAATAGTTTGCTTGAGCTGCACTTGGTCCACGCTCAAGGCTTTTTTGCCGGCTTTGATTTTAGGGTTGGTGATTTCTTCAATCTCTTCGAGCACGCGCTGGGTACTCACACCAGGTGGTAATTCCTGCACCACTAACTGCCACTGACCGCGTGCAAGTTCTTCAATTTTCCAACGCGCACGCACTTTGAGCGAACCCCGGCCAGTGCTGTAGGCCGAGGCAATATCAGCCGTTGTCGAGATGATTTGCGCGCCACCCGGATAGTCTGGGCCAGCCACTATGGCATAGAGCTCTGCATCAGGTAGATTGGGATTTTTAATCAATGCTACGCAGGCATCAGCGACCTCACGCAAATTGTGGCTAGGTATCTCGGTGGCCAGACCAACCGCAATGCCGCTGGCGCCATTGAGCAAGCTAAACGGCAAGCGTGCAGGCAACTGACTTGGTTCTTGAGTCGAGCCGTCGTAATTGGGGATGAAGTCGACCGTGCCTTCGTCAATCTCGTCCATCAACAAGCTGGTGATGCGGGACAGCCGCGCCTCGGTGTAGCGCATGGCAGCCGCACCATCACCGTCGCGCGAGCCGAAGTTGCCCTGACCGTCAATAAGCGGATAGCGCTGTGAGAAATCCTGCGCCATGCGCACCAGTGCATCGTAAGCGGCTTGGTCACCATGCGGGTGAAAGCGGCCCAGCACATCGCCCACCACACGGGCGCATTTCACTGGCTTGGCACCACTGGCGCCATTAGCTCCACCAAAACTCAAACCCATGCGCGCCATGCTGTAGAGAATTCGGCGCTGCACCGGCTTTTGGCCATCACAGGCATCGGGTAAAGCCCGGCCTTTGACGACGCTGAGCGCATATTCCAAATACGCGCGCTGGGCGTAAGCGGCCAGTGAGTCTTGGTCAGCGGATTCAGGTTGAGCCGGTTCGGCTTCTAATGTAAAAAGATCATCCATGGCGGTGTTTAGCGGCTATAAAAATAAATTAAAAATGTGTTGCCTTGGGCGGCGCTATATCAAACGTTGCATCTCGCGCTTATCGCAATTAAGAAGCAAGTGAAGATGCAGATGCTTTGGGGGCGAAGGATATTGAAAAGTTGACCCGAGCAAACTTCAAAAAACAAAGCGGGTTACGAGAGAAAATTTCAAGCGTCTGTCTCAATCGTTTAACTAAACCGTACAACTCAAACGTAGAACCTAAACGTCAATATCAACCGCATCACCATGCAACTCCATCAGTTCGCGTCGAGAGGCGGCTTCACCCTTGCCCATGAGTTTGGTGATCAATTCCTCAGTCTGCAAAAAGCTTTGATTTCCAAGTTGAACCGGTAACAAGCGGCGCGTATCGGGGTTGAGTGTGGTCTCCCATAACTGGCCGGCATTCATCTCGCCCAAACCTTTAAAGCGGCTGATAGTCCAGGCGTTTTCTTTCACGCCTTCTTTGCGCAGTTTGTCGAGAATCGCTTTGAGTTCACCGTCATCCAGCGCATAAGCTTTAGACGCCGGCTTTTTACCGCGCGCCGGCGCATCGACGCGAAACAGCGGCGGTCGGGCGACGAATACATGTCCGGTTTCTATCAGCTTTGGAAAATGCCTAAAGAACAAAGTTAGCAGCAAGACTTGAATATGTGAGCCATCAACGTCCGCATCACTGAGTATGCAAATTTTTCCGTAACGCAAACCGCTTAAATCGGGCGAATCCAAGGGACCGTGCGGATCCACGCCAATCGCCACCGCAATATCGTGAATCTCGGTATTGGCAAAAAGTCGGTCGCGCTCAACTTCCCAGGTATTGAGTACCTTGCCACGCAGCGGCAATATGGCTTGACTTTCCTTATCGCGACCCATCTTGGCGCTGCCGCCGGCGGAGTCACCCTCGACTAAAAAAACTTCGTTATGGGCTAAATCTTTGCTCTCGCAATCAGTCAACTTGCCGGGCAAAACGGCCACGCCAGAGCCCTTGCGTTTTTCAACTTTTTGACCGGCTTTTTGCCGTGTCTGGGCAGCGCGAATCGCCAGTTCAGCCAATTTTTTGCCGTAGTCCACATGCTGGTTCAGCCACAGCTCCAAGGTTGGGCGTACAAAGCTAGACACCAAACGCACGGCATCACGGGAATTAAGCCGCTCCTTAATTTGACCTTGGAACTGCGGATCTAAAACCTTAGCCGATAGCACATAGCTGGCGCGCGCAAACACATCCTCGGGCAAGAGCTTGACGCCCTTGGGTAGCAGACTGTGTAAATCGATGAAGCTTTTAACGGCGGTAAACAAACCGTCGCGTAAGCCACTTTCATGTGTGCCGCCAGCGCTAGTGGGGATTAAGTTGACATAGCTCTCACGCACGGGTTGGCCGTCTTCGGTAAAGGCAACACACCAACCAGCGCCCTCGCCTTCGGCAAAACTCTCATGCGCGCCGTCAGCAAATCCTTCGTTCTCGAACATGGGTATGACTAACTCACCGTTGAGGGTTTGCATCAGGTAGTCGTGCAGACCGCCTTTGTATAACCAAACTTGCGTGTCTTTGGTTTTTTCGTTGATCAAAGTCACCGTCACGCCGGGCATCAGTACGGCTTTGCTGCGCAGCAAATGCGTCAGCTCGGCCAGTGGCAGCACCGGGGACTCAAAATATTTGGTGTCTGGCCAAGCGCGCACCACGGTGCCGGAGCGGCGCTCACCGTCTTGCGCCGGGCGTATTTCCAGCGGCTCAATCACGTCGCCGCCAGAAAACACCAGTCGAGCGACCTTGCCTTCACGGTATGACACGACTTCAAGTCGGGTAGATAAAGCATTCGTCACGCTCACACCCACGCCATGCAGACCACCAGAAAAACTGTAGGCACCGCCCTTGCCTTTATCGAATTTACCGCCAGCATGCAAGCGGGTAAAAACCAGCTCAACAACCGGCGCTTTTTCTTCTGGGTGCATACCAAACGGGATGCCGCGGCCATCGTCTTCTACGCTGACTGAGCTGTCGAGATGCAAGGTGACGCGGATTTTTTTGCCGTGGCCAGCTAAGGCCTCATCGGCGGAGTTATCCAGCACTTCTTGGATGATGTGCAGTGGGTTATCGGTGCGGGTATACATGCCCGGACGCTGCTTGACAGGCTCTAAGCCCTTGAGCACGCGTATCGAGTTTTCGGAATATTCGGGGGTTAGTTTGACGGCCATGGCTTTTGAAAATTTGGCTTGAGTGTAATCGCGGTCTTTTCACCTGCTGGATGAATACACAGTATAAAAATAATTTTCTCTACTATAACTTGCCCGTTAGGATCATTACGTCTGCTGCGCTGTAATACAAAGCAAACGCGCGCTACACACAATATTGAACTTTTGTTTAAAGTCGGCTACATGTCCAAAACAATAACTAGCGCCCCTATAAGCGGTGCAAACAAAAAACTCTCGACTTTTCAAGTGCTTTTGTGTGGTGCGGCGATTGTCACGCTCTCCATGGGCGTGCGTCACGGCTTTGGACTGTGGCTGCAACCGATTACGCAAGCGATGGGATGGACCCGCGAGACGTTTTCTTTTGCGATCGCCATACAAAATCTGTCTTGGGGCGTATTTGGCATTTTTGCCGGCATGGCGGCCGACCGTTTTGGCGCCTTTAAAGTAATTTTGACAGGTGCCGTGCTCTACGCGCTAGGCTTGGCTGGCATGGCGTTGTCGCCAACCGGCTTGATTTTCACCTTGACCACTGGTGTTTTAATCGGTGCAGCCCAAGCCGGTACCACTTATGCCGTGATTTACGGCGTGATAGGTCGCAATATTTCAGCTGAAAAACGCTCCTGGGCCATGGGTGTGGCCGCAGCGGCTGGCTCATTTGGTCAATTCCTAATGGTGCCGACTGAAGGTTTTTTGATCAGCAATCTAGGTTGGCAGCAGGCATTGCTGGTGCTTAGCGTGTCGATGCTACTCATCATGCCGCTGGCCCTAGGTCTGCGCGAAGGTGGCTTTGCCAGCGGCAACAGTGCGCCTAAGCGCGAACAAAGTATTGCCGAGGCGCTGCGAGAAGCCTTTAAATACCCGAGCTTTCAGCTACTCATGGCGGGTTACTTCGTTTGCGGTTTTCAGGTGGTGTTTATTGGTGTGCACATGCCAAGTTACTTGCGCGACAAGGGCTTGTCGCCGCAGGTAGCTAGCTACGCGCTGGCATTAATCGGTCTTTTTAATGTGTTTGGCACTTATACCGCCGGCGTGTTGGGCCAGAAAATCCAGAAGAAAACCATACTCTCGACGATTTACTTTTCCCGCGCCGTGGTGATTACGGTGTTCATACTTGCTCCACTCACCGCCACTAGTGTGTACATTTTCTCAACTGTGATGGGTTTGCTGTGGCTTTCAACCGTACCGCCTACCAACGCGGCAGTGGCACAAATTTTTGGCATCCAACACCTGTCAATGCTCAGCGGGTTTATCTTTTTTAGCCACCAAATTGGCTCATTCATGGGTGTTTGGTTGGGCGGCTATGTCTACGACCGGGCCGGTAGCTACGACTTGGTCTGGTATTTGGCGATTGTTTTAGGCGTGTTTGCCTGCCTGATTAACCTACCAGTGCGTGAAGCGCCGATTCAACGCGGCCGTCCTGCGGAACTTGCAAGCGCTGCTGTAGTTGCACCATGACGCGTAAGTTATTACTCCAAATCACGCTTTACACGCTAGCGCTAGCGACACTTCTGGCTGTGTTTGGCCTTTACACTCGACCAGAATTTATGTTGCGTATGGCCAATCAAGTCTGGTCATGTTTTTAATCACGCAACAACCAGTCAGCAAAGAGATAGAACACGCATGAGCACCATTCCACACGGCGCAGAGCCGGCCTCCGCTTGGGTGCAGCGCTGGTCACATTTGGTGACGCCCGGCGCCAGCGTGCTAGATCTGGCCTGCGGTAACGGCCGACATGCGAGGTGGTTTGACAGTAAAGGCTGTTTAATCGTGGCCGTCGACATTTCGCAATCCGCCATTGAAGCCGTCAAACAAGCATTGCCCGCGTGCGAAGCCGTCCTAGCGGATATCGAAAATAATCCATGGCCGTTGGGACAGCGTCAATTTGACGCAGTCATCGTCACCAACTACCTCTGGCGCGCCTTAATGCCCAAGATTTTGGACAGCATGGCGCCAGGCGGAGTGCTAATTTACGAAACTTTTACCGATGGCAATGCCAGCGTCGGCAAACCATCCCGAGCCGACTTTTTGTTGCGCAGCGGTGAGTTACTCGACATCTGCCGTGACTTGCGAATCGTGGCTTTTGAAGATGGCTTTGAAGATGCATCACAAAGTCACGGCCAACGTTTTGTTCAACGCATTGCGGCCGTCAGGCAAGCGGTACTGGCTGAGTCAGAAACCAAAGTACCGATTCGCTACAAATTAGGCCAATAGTTTGAGCCTGCAAGCCAGACATTGCTTGCAGAAAATTTCAAGCCAAACCGTTAAAAAGCTAGCGACAGCTCCAACAAACTCAAACATTTGCGAGTTGCCAAACATCAATTTGACGCGACAAATGACCCAAGCACAGCACGTAGCTAGCTCCGGCAGTAATTCAGAAGCCTGCTAAGCTCTGGTTAGAATCTAAGTTGGCGTTTATAAGAGCCGGTCTGCTGGACACACCAGCGACAACATCCAGACTCCAGCCACAACCTGAGCAAAGACATGAAACCCATTATTGGCAGCATTGTTGCATTGGCAACGCCCATGCATGAAGACGGCAGCGTGGATTACCCCGCACTGCGCAAACTGGTGGACTGGCATATCGCCGAAGGCACTGACTGCATAGGCGCGGTCGGCACCACCGGCGAGTCACCCACCGTCAGCGTCGAAGAACACTGCGAAATCATCCGCGTTTGCGTCGAACAAGCTGACAAACGCGTACCCATCATGGCTGGCTGCGGTGCAAACTCTACGGCAGAAGCCATTGATTTGGCAAAATTTGCCAAACAAGTAGGCGCTGATTGCCAGTTGCAAGTCGTGCCTTACTACAACAAGCCCACTCAAGAAGGTCAATACCTGCACTTCAAGGCAATCGCAGAAGCCGTAGGGGATTTACCCATAGTGCTGTACAACGTGCCCGGACGCACGGTCGCCGATATGGCACACGCAACCGTGCTGCGATTGGCTCAAATACCCGGCATAGTCGGGATCAAAGAAGCCACTGGCAACATAGAGCGTGCGCAGTGGTTAATCAAAGAGGCGCCAGCTGATTTCTCGATTTACTCTGGCGACGACCCAACAGCAGTCGCTCTCATGCTGTGCGGCGGCAGCGGCAATATCAGCGTGACAGCCAATGTTGCACCCCGCCTCATGCATGAGTTGTGTATGGCAGCCGTTAACGGCGATGTCAAACGTGCCATGGCGCTGCAGCTGCAGTTATTGCCACTGCATAAGCAACTGTTTGTTGAAGCCAATCCGATACCGGTCAAATGGGCAATGGCCCGTATGGGTCTTTGTGGCCCTGCGCTACGCCTGCCTATGACCCGGTTAGAAACACAAAACGAAGCCGTCGTCGAGGGCGCTTTACGCCTTTGCGGCCTGATCTGATTTTTAAGGAAACCCAAGTGAAGACTCTGAAAATTCGCACCGATCTGCTCGCTTCGCTTGCGTCAGCAAAAAAATCGCTAACGCCGTCTTTAACACTTGTTTGCGCAGCCTTGGTGCTGAGCGGCTGCACCAGTGTGGGCAGTCTGATGGAAGGTCAAAAAGTCGATTACAAAACCGAAGGCAAGAACACTGCACCTTCGCTTGA includes:
- a CDS encoding pilus assembly protein; the protein is MLRIPLQAAGTTVAPNLMFTLDDSGSMGWECLPDSICVGSFQVGVMPDMTANWKHGVATADSQSVFNMRVRSPAINLQYYNPNVRYQPWMKKDGSRWPATLATQARVFPEIANDTSVINLATLQSFDRRWCISESDCGASSTQSIYLAQYYDLTSGNGTAANNFTLVQITAAGTYPSVNTPKHAARNDCAGISCTGAEELQNFSNWYSYHRTRMRVAIAGTSEAFYAIPATFRVGYGRINNSAVGNIDGQTTSTVEQGVRPFSLNEGGSKNAFYDWLNQQIPRYGGTPLRRAMDNVGQYFSYTDSRGPWGDQPGTTSDTPAQSCRRSFHVLMTDGMWNSDAAPTEAAKANVDNSLGPVITGVNNQRYQYSPARPYQDEFSNTLADVAMYYWVNDLNPGLENAVRPTSTDPAFWQHLVTYTIGFGVSGRLNPDTALPGLTAGSQTWPEPGENRIANIDDLWHAAVNSRGRFLNASNSTQYAEALKNIVDEIRSINGSESGVAVSAKAISATSRSRKYVPTYSSAMWSGDVEATALSISDGNQSAIWRASEHIPAFASRNIVVLNSAATSVPKSLAFNWDSMTVAMRTQLFGANDNAGRNLVNYLRGERSLEGNGFRQRASALGDIVNSAPVLVKDQLDGQYDFLPDTDSLRAARDSYRKFLTAKKLREAQLFVGANDGMLHAFSDSTGAESFAFIPGSLLDKMKRLSESNYIHDYYVDGPVVESDVYDSGANKWRNLVVAGLGAGAKAIFAINVPVVASWATGASPPTPYSASTSAPSANDVMWEINTASTGFAELGYQLAAPEHGVMRDGTWVVIVGNGYESASHKAQLFIINAITGVLIKVIDTGRGSNASRNGLGGVRLVRNIQKQIVAAYAGDQLGNLWKFDLSSSTRDDWNVAFGTTGADRNPLYTTASPEPISAAPTYVLHPSGGVMVLFGSGKLFETTDGTDTGARALYGVWDNVAIGATSIQSADRVTEASSIVNQSLSNTALSDTNGVFYGLMVTPVDYATKRGWRLPLSIAPGQRLVDDPEVSIGRVMMQTVTPVNSISCQNNYMRRHAFVLDPFMNAIVKPTFDTNADHFINATDSLTAVSIELNINGPATVVHMLGTSESGLVGSGVGSATSQKFQGNSRSAKRDWRQLNQP
- a CDS encoding type IV pilin protein, with protein sequence MSNKKTYFQISINYQPQHKMRGFSLLEVMIVLAIVAILASISYPSYRESVAKTKRAQAAGQLLEVAQFMQRFYSQNDRYDQTNTAQPAAVVIPAVLANAPKDSPAANANYNISFAANTLTSNSFTLQAVPANSMTGDRCGTLQLTSTGRRLITGNADGATLASCWR
- the parC gene encoding DNA topoisomerase IV subunit A, giving the protein MDDLFTLEAEPAQPESADQDSLAAYAQRAYLEYALSVVKGRALPDACDGQKPVQRRILYSMARMGLSFGGANGASGAKPVKCARVVGDVLGRFHPHGDQAAYDALVRMAQDFSQRYPLIDGQGNFGSRDGDGAAAMRYTEARLSRITSLLMDEIDEGTVDFIPNYDGSTQEPSQLPARLPFSLLNGASGIAVGLATEIPSHNLREVADACVALIKNPNLPDAELYAIVAGPDYPGGAQIISTTADIASAYSTGRGSLKVRARWKIEELARGQWQLVVQELPPGVSTQRVLEEIEEITNPKIKAGKKALSVDQVQLKQTILSVLDVVRDESGKEAAVRLVFEPKTSRTSQSELITSLLAHTSLESSSPINLTMIGIDGKPAQKSLRQMFVEWIAFRQSVIERRSQHRLDKVLDRIHILEGRQLVLLNIDEVIAIIRQSDEPKAALMARFDLSERQAEDILEIRLRQLARLEAIKIEQELVGLREEKSRLDEILGNPSALKRLMIKEIEADAKLFADPRRTLIQAEKKAVLEVKVLDEAVTVVISSKGWIRSRGGHGHDPASFAFKSGDALYGTFECRTVDILLVFGSAAKGTGRVYSTPVALLPNARGDGQPVTTLIELESGTQPAHYFAGPSSASLLISSSGGYGFIATLENMVSRQKSGKAFISCGDGELICKPSPVAGSSAAAPLLPATHVACASTGGRILTFEISELKNQPAGGRGLMLIDLDDKDNLAGAAAYTRSVKISGIGRGAKPREETLEIRSLNNARSARARKGKAADLGFKPATITRVE
- a CDS encoding DNA topoisomerase IV subunit B is translated as MAVKLTPEYSENSIRVLKGLEPVKQRPGMYTRTDNPLHIIQEVLDNSADEALAGHGKKIRVTLHLDSSVSVEDDGRGIPFGMHPEEKAPVVELVFTRLHAGGKFDKGKGGAYSFSGGLHGVGVSVTNALSTRLEVVSYREGKVARLVFSGGDVIEPLEIRPAQDGERRSGTVVRAWPDTKYFESPVLPLAELTHLLRSKAVLMPGVTVTLINEKTKDTQVWLYKGGLHDYLMQTLNGELVIPMFENEGFADGAHESFAEGEGAGWCVAFTEDGQPVRESYVNLIPTSAGGTHESGLRDGLFTAVKSFIDLHSLLPKGVKLLPEDVFARASYVLSAKVLDPQFQGQIKERLNSRDAVRLVSSFVRPTLELWLNQHVDYGKKLAELAIRAAQTRQKAGQKVEKRKGSGVAVLPGKLTDCESKDLAHNEVFLVEGDSAGGSAKMGRDKESQAILPLRGKVLNTWEVERDRLFANTEIHDIAVAIGVDPHGPLDSPDLSGLRYGKICILSDADVDGSHIQVLLLTLFFRHFPKLIETGHVFVARPPLFRVDAPARGKKPASKAYALDDGELKAILDKLRKEGVKENAWTISRFKGLGEMNAGQLWETTLNPDTRRLLPVQLGNQSFLQTEELITKLMGKGEAASRRELMELHGDAVDIDV
- a CDS encoding MFS transporter; amino-acid sequence: MSKTITSAPISGANKKLSTFQVLLCGAAIVTLSMGVRHGFGLWLQPITQAMGWTRETFSFAIAIQNLSWGVFGIFAGMAADRFGAFKVILTGAVLYALGLAGMALSPTGLIFTLTTGVLIGAAQAGTTYAVIYGVIGRNISAEKRSWAMGVAAAAGSFGQFLMVPTEGFLISNLGWQQALLVLSVSMLLIMPLALGLREGGFASGNSAPKREQSIAEALREAFKYPSFQLLMAGYFVCGFQVVFIGVHMPSYLRDKGLSPQVASYALALIGLFNVFGTYTAGVLGQKIQKKTILSTIYFSRAVVITVFILAPLTATSVYIFSTVMGLLWLSTVPPTNAAVAQIFGIQHLSMLSGFIFFSHQIGSFMGVWLGGYVYDRAGSYDLVWYLAIVLGVFACLINLPVREAPIQRGRPAELASAAVVAP
- a CDS encoding class I SAM-dependent methyltransferase; the encoded protein is MSTIPHGAEPASAWVQRWSHLVTPGASVLDLACGNGRHARWFDSKGCLIVAVDISQSAIEAVKQALPACEAVLADIENNPWPLGQRQFDAVIVTNYLWRALMPKILDSMAPGGVLIYETFTDGNASVGKPSRADFLLRSGELLDICRDLRIVAFEDGFEDASQSHGQRFVQRIAAVRQAVLAESETKVPIRYKLGQ
- the dapA gene encoding 4-hydroxy-tetrahydrodipicolinate synthase, with product MKPIIGSIVALATPMHEDGSVDYPALRKLVDWHIAEGTDCIGAVGTTGESPTVSVEEHCEIIRVCVEQADKRVPIMAGCGANSTAEAIDLAKFAKQVGADCQLQVVPYYNKPTQEGQYLHFKAIAEAVGDLPIVLYNVPGRTVADMAHATVLRLAQIPGIVGIKEATGNIERAQWLIKEAPADFSIYSGDDPTAVALMLCGGSGNISVTANVAPRLMHELCMAAVNGDVKRAMALQLQLLPLHKQLFVEANPIPVKWAMARMGLCGPALRLPMTRLETQNEAVVEGALRLCGLI